In one window of Flavobacteriales bacterium DNA:
- a CDS encoding imelysin family protein: MKNKFLYLILITAVTNITLNSCKRKGCTDSNASNYDEKAKKDDGSCEYNTVGEYDRTKMLTNLADNYIIPAYTNYETTVIELENKSTAFTGAPSIATLTEIRAAWKSACISWQGVSFIDFGPASDISLKAQTNIYPIDTVLVNSNIASGSYNLQLPNNFDAKGLQALDYLLYGTGNNAQEVVDYFINTSEAQNYLTAITSELKTNASTVLNNWNNSYSQSFKSNSNDNSQGSSVSILVNALSQHYESYIRKGKVGLPAGVFNGFSQQPMPGHVEALYSSNSVEYAIAVMDAFRKFVKGNNYNDNTEGQGLDDYINFVAAKDASGNALETTIENQITTIITALNTHANPLSDEVVNNSSQVMVTYQEMQKLVPLIKVDLTSALGVLITYQDNDGD; encoded by the coding sequence ATGAAAAACAAATTTTTATATTTAATTCTTATCACAGCTGTTACCAACATAACTCTGAACTCCTGCAAAAGAAAGGGATGCACCGACTCCAATGCGAGTAACTATGATGAAAAAGCTAAAAAGGATGATGGTTCATGTGAATACAATACCGTTGGAGAATACGATCGTACTAAAATGTTAACCAATTTAGCAGACAATTATATTATTCCTGCTTACACCAACTATGAAACGACTGTTATTGAGTTAGAAAACAAATCAACTGCTTTTACTGGCGCTCCATCCATTGCAACACTTACCGAGATAAGAGCTGCATGGAAATCTGCATGTATAAGTTGGCAAGGCGTATCATTTATTGACTTTGGTCCTGCTTCTGATATCAGCTTAAAAGCGCAAACAAACATCTACCCAATAGATACAGTATTAGTAAATTCTAATATTGCAAGTGGCTCTTATAATTTACAGCTACCAAATAATTTTGACGCAAAAGGCCTTCAAGCCCTTGACTACCTTTTATATGGCACTGGAAACAATGCGCAAGAAGTTGTAGATTATTTTATCAATACTTCTGAAGCTCAAAACTACCTTACAGCAATTACAAGTGAATTAAAAACTAACGCATCAACAGTTCTTAACAACTGGAATAATTCATACAGTCAATCTTTTAAAAGTAACAGTAACGATAATTCCCAAGGGAGTTCAGTTAGTATCTTAGTAAATGCTTTAAGTCAGCATTACGAATCTTATATTAGAAAAGGAAAAGTAGGTCTTCCTGCAGGTGTTTTTAATGGGTTTTCTCAACAACCAATGCCTGGACATGTAGAAGCTCTATATTCGAGTAACTCCGTTGAATATGCTATAGCTGTAATGGATGCATTTAGAAAGTTTGTAAAAGGGAACAATTACAATGATAATACTGAAGGGCAAGGGTTAGATGATTACATCAACTTTGTAGCTGCAAAAGACGCTAGTGGTAACGCTCTAGAAACAACAATAGAAAATCAAATCACGACAATTATTACAGCGTTAAATACACACGCTAATCCACTTTCTGATGAGGTTGTCAACAACTCTTCTCAAGTTATGGTTACTTATCAAGAAATGCAAAAATTGGTTCCATTAATCAAGGTAGATTTAACCTCTGCCTTAGGTGTATTAATCACCTACCAAGACAATGACGGAGATTAA
- a CDS encoding HTTM domain-containing protein: MKNLLDRFFNQEKDISTLVVFRIFFGLLLFFSTARFMYKGWVYDLYVQPTYFFTYYGFDWVKPLSESGMYILFIILLFSSLLITFGGLYRIASITYFLIFTYIELIDKTNYLNHYYFISLVSFILIFLPANKYFSLDVYFKVVKEKLTVPSWTINIIKFQLGVVYFFAGVAKINYHWLFEAQPLINWLKHQTDLPLVGSLMQYDITAYLFSWGGMLFDLSIPFILLHNRLRIYGYFLVVFFHVITASMFPIGVFPFVMIVSTLIFFSPQFHRNILSLLQPHPTHPPILNRRTPSRKITQNLIILFVSIQLLLPFRYLLYDGKLFWTEQGFRFSWRVMLIEKVGYAEFTIKDPENNRKLIINNADYLTPQQEKMMATQPDMILQFAHHLAKEYQNYTYPIENKTEKIENPEVYASVKVSLFNKGSRDFIDTTVDLAKEKRGFVSKTWILPYE, translated from the coding sequence ATGAAGAATTTGCTAGATCGTTTCTTTAATCAAGAAAAAGACATTTCAACATTAGTTGTTTTTAGAATCTTTTTTGGGTTATTATTGTTTTTTAGCACAGCTCGCTTCATGTATAAAGGTTGGGTCTATGATTTATATGTTCAGCCCACCTACTTTTTTACTTATTATGGTTTTGACTGGGTAAAACCTTTAAGTGAATCTGGGATGTATATCCTATTCATAATATTGCTCTTTTCTAGTTTATTGATCACTTTTGGAGGGCTTTACCGAATAGCATCAATCACCTATTTTCTAATATTTACCTATATTGAATTAATCGACAAGACCAACTATCTCAATCATTACTACTTCATTAGTCTTGTTAGCTTCATTCTTATATTTCTACCAGCCAACAAATACTTTTCCCTAGATGTTTACTTCAAAGTCGTAAAAGAAAAATTAACTGTTCCGAGTTGGACAATCAACATCATCAAATTTCAACTTGGGGTGGTTTATTTTTTTGCAGGTGTAGCAAAAATTAATTACCACTGGCTTTTCGAAGCTCAACCTTTAATCAATTGGTTAAAGCACCAAACGGATTTACCGCTTGTAGGGTCATTAATGCAGTATGACATTACTGCCTATCTATTTAGTTGGGGCGGTATGTTATTTGATTTGTCTATCCCTTTTATATTACTCCATAATCGTTTAAGAATATACGGATATTTTCTTGTTGTATTTTTTCATGTAATAACAGCATCTATGTTTCCTATTGGGGTTTTCCCATTCGTAATGATAGTAAGCACTTTAATTTTCTTCTCTCCACAGTTTCATAGAAACATCCTTTCATTATTACAACCACACCCTACACATCCTCCAATTTTAAATCGAAGAACCCCATCAAGAAAAATAACGCAAAACTTAATTATTCTATTTGTTAGTATTCAACTTTTGCTTCCATTTAGATATTTACTTTATGATGGTAAATTATTTTGGACAGAACAAGGTTTTCGTTTTAGTTGGCGTGTCATGTTAATTGAAAAAGTAGGCTACGCTGAATTTACCATAAAGGACCCTGAAAACAATCGCAAATTGATTATCAACAATGCTGACTATTTAACTCCTCAACAAGAAAAAATGATGGCAACGCAACCCGACATGATTTTACAATTTGCACATCACTTAGCTAAAGAATATCAAAATTATACTTATCCAATAGAAAATAAAACTGAAAAAATAGAAAATCCCGAAGTATATGCGTCAGTTAAAGTATCTTTGTTCAACAAAGGAAGCAGAGATTTTATTGACACAACAGTAGACCTTGCTAAAGAAAAAAGAGGCTTTGTTTCTAAAACTTGGATTTTACCTTATGAATAG